One window of Trifolium pratense cultivar HEN17-A07 linkage group LG5, ARS_RC_1.1, whole genome shotgun sequence genomic DNA carries:
- the LOC123884513 gene encoding probable LRR receptor-like serine/threonine-protein kinase At1g05700 has product MKQRKVAMLLQFFSVWLGVLTILVLIQAQEPGFISLDCGLPENSDYSSLETKINYISDAKFIDTGESKRVNGNIPVKQQLQYVRSFPIGVKNCYRIDVTNGTKYLIRASFYYGNYDNLNDPPQFDLTFGANVWDTVKFTNLSGITTSEIIYTPLLDYIQPCLVNTGTGTPFISAIELRPLNKEAYVSYSAKSILSLFFRFDIGSITNLEYRYKDDVYDRVWLPFEWNGMKQLSTDEGLLTKSIYNAPAIVMRTAATPVNVSAPVQIFFDAENVNEQYYAYLHFNEVEKLAENETRIFNITVNGVSLYEFEVPVYRSPDTIFSQTPMTGASRYIFSLTKTENSTLPPILNAFEIYIVKDFSQSETQQVDIDTITNIKNAYGVARNWQGDPCGPVKYMWEGLNCSIDDGNNPPRITSLNLSSNGLTGEIASSISNLTMLQYLDLSNNSLEGPLPDFLTQLHSLKVLNLRKNNLTGVVSSELLKRSRAGSLSLSVEDNPGLCTTETCNKKKKKKKNLSAPLIASFSALIVILLISFGFWRFRRQIANSWRTIAMPTSSNSKKKGTMKSNHQAFNYTELLNITDNFKTIIGEGGFGKVYLGTLQDQTRVAVKMLSPSSVQGYKEFQSEAQLLTVVHHRNLVSLIGYCDEDETKALIYEYMANGNLQQLLLVENSNILKWNERINIAVDASHGLDYLHNGCKPPIMHRDLKPSNILLDENMHAKIADFGLSRTFNDNDTHISTRLAGTFGYIDPECQRTGSTNKTNDIYSFGIILFVLITGRQAIVRTAEQSIHILEWVTSLIRAGDIENLVDPKLKGEFNISSAWKIVEIAMLCTSRNVDERPDIRKILAELNECLSLEMVQRNNGREKATDESTFLNDLSQTVPFPR; this is encoded by the exons ATGAAGCAAAGAAAAGTGGCAATGTTACTGCAATTTTTTTCAGTATGGCTTGGTGTCCTTACTATATTGGTTTTGATACAAGCTCAAGAACCAG GATTCATTAGCTTAGATTGTGGTCTACCTGAAAATTCAGACTATTCTTCATTGGAGACAAAGATAAATTACATTTCAGATGCCAAATTCATAGATACTGGTGAAAGTAAGAGGGTAAATGGCAATATTCCTGTTAAACAGCAACTACAATATGTGAGGAGTTTTCCAATTGGAGTGAAAAATTGTTACAGAATAGATGTAACAAATGGTACTAAATATTTAATCAGAGCTTCTTTCTATTATGGTAACTATGATAATCTAAATGATCCACCACAATTTGATCTTACTTTTGGAGCTAATGTTTGGGATACAGTGAAATTCACCAATTTATCAGGAATCACAACCAGTGAGATCATATATACTCCTTTACTAGATTACATACAACCATGTCTTGTCAACACCGGCACAGGGACTCCGTTCATTTCAGCTATAGAATTGAGGCCTTTGAACAAAGAAGCTTATGTTTCTTACTCAGCAAAATCAATATTATCACTCTTCTTTCGATTTGATATAGGTTCCATCACAAACTTAGAATACAG GTACAAAGATGATGTTTATGACCGCGTCTGGTTACCTTTTGAGTGGAATGGCATGAAACAATTAAGCACCGATGAAGGTCTATTAACAAAGAGTATATATAACGCACCAGCAATTGTTATGAGAACTGCTGCTACACCAGTAAATGTCAGTGCCCCtgtacaaatattttttgatgCAGAAAATGTAAATGAGCAATACTACGCATATTTGCACTTTAACGAGGTTGAGAAGCTTGCAGAAAATGAAACTAGAATATTCAACATCACAGTGAATGGAGTGTCTTTGTATGAATTTGAGGTACCTGTATACCGGTCACCAGATACCATATTTAGTCAAACACCTATGACTGGAGCCTCAAGATATATATTTTCCCTTACTAAGACAGAGAATTCAACTCTTCCACCCATCCTCAATGCCTTTGAGATTTATATAGTTAAAGACTTCTCACAATCAGAAACTCAACAAGTTGATA TTGATACTATCACAAACATCAAGAATGCATATGGGGTGGCTAGAAATTGGCAAGGAGATCCATGTGGTCCAGTGAAATATATGTGGGAAGGCTTAAACTGCAGTATTGATGATGGCAATAACCCTCCAAGAATCACATCATT GAATTTGTCTTCAAATGGATTGACAGGGGAGATAGCATCTTCCATATCAAACCTCACTATGTTACAATACTT AGATTTATCAAATAATAGCTTAGAAGGTCCTTTACCAGATTTTCTGACCCAACTGCATTCACTAAAAGTCTT AAACTTGAGGAAGAACAACCTCACAGGGGTAGTTTCAAGTGAACTCCTAAAGAGATCAAGAGCAGGTTCACTATCACTAAG TGTCGAAGATAACCCTGGTCTTTGTACGACTGAAACATGcaacaaaaagaagaagaagaagaagaatttgTCTGCACCACTTATTGCATCATTTTCTGCATTAATAGTAATCCTCTTGATTTCTTTTGGCTTTTGGAGATTCAGAAGACAAATAGCTAATTCATGGAGGACAATAG CTATGCCCACGTCTTCAAATTCTAAGAAAAAGGGTACCATGAAATCAAACCATCAAGCATTCAATTACACTGAACTTCTCAATATTACTGATAACTTCAAAACTATTATCGGAGAAGGAGGATTTGGAAAAGTTTACTTAGGTACACTACAAGATCAAACTCGAGTCGCTGTTAAGATGCTTTCACCATCATCAGTGCAAGGTTATAAGGAATTTCAATCAGAG GCACAACTTCTAACGGTTGTTCATCATAGAAATTTGGTCTCCCtcattggatattgtgatgaagatgaaacCAAAGCATTGATTTATGAGTATATGGCCAATGGAAATCTCCAGCAACTCTTATTAg TGGAAAATTCAAATATCTTAAAATGGAATGAGAGAATTAACATTGCAGTTGATGCATCACACG GATTGGATTATCTGCATAATGGATGTAAACCACCTATTATGCATAGAGATTTGAAGCCTTCCAACATATTACTAGATGAAAACATGCATGCCAAGATTGCCGATTTTGGTCTAAGTAGAACTTTTAACGATAATGACACTCATATATCAACGCGCCTTGCTGGTACATTTGGTTACATTGATCCTGA ATGTCAGAGAACAGGAAgcacaaataaaacaaatgatATCTATAGCTTTGGAATAATTCTATTTGTGTTGATCACCGGTCGTCAAGCAATAGTAAGAACGGCGGAACAAAGCATTCACATACTTGAATGGGTTACCTCTCTAATCAGAGCAGGAGATATTGAAAATCTTGTTGATCCAAAGTTGAAGGGTGAATTCAACATCAGTTCTGCATGGAAAATTGTTGAGATAGCAATGTTATGCACTTCAAGAAATGTTGATGAAAGGCCAGACATTAGGAAAATATTGGCAGAGCTAAATGAATGTCTATCTTTGGAGATGGTTCAGAGAAATAATGGAAGAGAAAAAGCTACAGATGAATCGACATTTTTAAATGATCTATCACAAACTGTTCCTTTTCCTAGGTAA
- the LOC123884516 gene encoding LRR receptor-like serine/threonine-protein kinase IOS1 encodes MKKTMIGMLLHFLSVLLGILTLLVLIQAQDQSGFISIDCGLPEHLNYSDKSTTINYISDANFINTGVSKRVQVNITVLQQLEYVRSFPNGVKNCYRINVSNGTKYLIRASFYYGNYDNLNDPPIFDLHFGANVWDTVKLHLNVSRYTIREIIYTPSLDYIQPCLVNTGKGTPFISAIELRPLNNKTYVTDSANSVLSLHGRLDLGSVTNLQYRYENDVYDRLWLPFQWIDTKKLNASDYLLLQNDYTPPAIVMRTAATPVNASAPLLFHWNADNVTDQYYLYLHFNEVEELTQNETRAFNITVNGEFFYGPMIPGYQVTDTVISSAPLTGAARYLISLSKTENSTLPPILNAVEIFKLKDFSQSETV; translated from the exons atgaagaaaacaatgataGGAATGTTACTACATTTTCTTTCAGTATTGCTTGGTATCCTTACTCTTTTGGTTTTAATACAAGCTCAGGATCAATCAG GATTCATCAGCATAGATTGTGGTCTACCTGAACATTTGAACTATTCTGACAAGAGTACAACCATAAATTACATTTCAGATGCCAATTTCATAAATACAGGTGTAAGTAAGAGGGTACAAGTCAATATTACTGTTCTGCAGCAACTAGAATATGTGAGGAGTTTTCCTAATGGAGTGAAAAATTGTTACAGAATAAATGTATCAAATGGTACTAAATATTTAATCAGAGCTTCTTTCTATTATGGTAACTATGATAATCTAAATGATCCACCAATATTTGATCTTCATTTTGGAGCTAATGTGTGGGATACGGTGAAGTTGCACCTCAATGTATCACGCTACACAATCAGGGAAATCATTTACACTCCATCACTAGATTACATACAACCATGTCTTGTTAACACTGGCAAAGGGACTCCATTCATTTCAGCTATAGAATTGAGGCCTTTGAACAATAAAACTTATGTCACAGACTCGGCTAATTCAGTACTATCACTACACGGCCGATTGGATTTAGGTTCGGTGACAAACTTACAATACAG GTACGAAAATGATGTTTATGACCGCCTTTGGTTACCTTTTCAGTGGATTGATACGAAAAAATTAAACGCGAGTGATTATCTATTACTTCAGAATGATTATACACCACCAGCAATTGTAATGAGGACTGCTGCTACACCAGTAAATGCTAGTGCTCCTTTACTATTTCATTGGAATGCAGATAATGTAACTGATCAATACTACCTCTACCTGCACTTTAATGAGGTTGAAGAGCTGACACAAAATGAAACTCGAGCGTTCAATATCACAGTGAATGGAGAGTTTTTCTATGGACCTATGATACCTGGATACCAGGTCACAGATACCGTAATTAGTTCAGCACCTTTGACCGGAGCCGCAAGATATCTAATTTCCCTTTCTAAGACAGAGAATTCAACCCTTCCACCCATCCTCAATGCTGTTGAGATTTTTAAACTAAAAGACTTCTCACAATCAGAAACTGTATAG